From the genome of Rhizobium binae, one region includes:
- a CDS encoding glycoside hydrolase family 2 protein, translated as MRGRLASIGAEESLLSEGWNLVLTEPDACAVPHDIPLSAQFIPAPVPGTVAAALERAGLFDRENPEPLNTRDAWYLCRLFDAEPGDAILRFEGLATLCHVFLNGQEILFSESMFTAHEIPVTLSGGDELALCFRALGPRLSEPGPRARWRPQMITPPGLKNFRTTLLGHMPGWCPDIHAVGPWRPISLVRRNPVSLDNVSIRAVLDESGVGRLSVSLHNNADNPSMLLRCGGMEQPFEKVGDHHYSAILKLADIEAWWPHTHGVPRLYELTLVSDGADYSLGSTGFRRIEVERGVDGDDFALLVNGERVFCRGAVWTTADIARLPGGRADYEPFLRLAAEAGMNMIRIGGTMTYETPDFFALCDELGLLVWQDFMFANFDYPRNDKTFLGHVHAEVEEMLHGVQASPSLAVLCGGSEIHQQAAMLGLPMEFWSGPITDEIIPAIIARMRPDVPYVPNSPYGGALPFSPNAGVAHYYGVGAYMRPIADARRAEVRFASESLAFAHVPQQRTLHRHLDVPAVHSPLWKARVPRDRSASWDFEDVRDFYLELFYGFDPARLRREDPERYLDLSRAVTGEVLEETFAEWRRKGSGCSGALVWTLQDLLPGPGWGVIDSTGEPKPVWYAMRRAFRPVQTVFTDEGTNGLDVHVVNETEAALDVELEVFCLRDGKQQVVSGNTGFKLAARSVERFASTALFGAFFDTTYAFRFGPPAHDVSVARLRSLADGAILAEGFHFPSGRGKALHDAGIEASLGKVGEDWFVDLRTDRLAQSVHIDVEGYRAEDDWFHLAPGAARRVRLHRLPGTDSPPAGDIRNLGSSHRLMLQS; from the coding sequence ATGCGGGGGCGTTTGGCAAGCATCGGAGCCGAGGAAAGCTTGCTTTCCGAAGGCTGGAACCTGGTCCTGACGGAACCGGATGCCTGTGCGGTGCCGCACGACATTCCGCTCTCCGCGCAGTTCATTCCCGCACCCGTTCCCGGCACCGTCGCCGCCGCACTCGAAAGAGCCGGGCTCTTCGACCGGGAAAATCCGGAGCCGCTGAACACCAGGGACGCCTGGTATCTCTGCCGCCTCTTCGATGCCGAGCCCGGCGACGCGATCTTGCGTTTCGAGGGGCTGGCGACGCTGTGCCATGTTTTCCTGAACGGCCAGGAGATCCTCTTTTCCGAAAGCATGTTTACGGCGCACGAGATTCCGGTGACGCTTTCGGGCGGCGACGAGCTGGCGCTCTGCTTCCGGGCGCTCGGCCCGCGTCTGTCGGAGCCCGGCCCCCGCGCGCGCTGGCGGCCGCAGATGATCACGCCGCCGGGCTTGAAAAATTTCCGCACGACGCTGCTCGGTCATATGCCGGGCTGGTGTCCCGATATCCACGCGGTCGGCCCATGGCGGCCGATATCGCTGGTGCGGCGCAATCCCGTCTCGCTCGACAATGTCTCCATCCGCGCTGTCTTGGATGAGAGCGGCGTCGGCCGGCTCAGCGTTTCCCTGCACAATAATGCCGACAATCCTTCGATGCTGCTGCGCTGCGGCGGGATGGAACAGCCGTTCGAGAAGGTGGGCGACCATCATTACTCGGCTATCCTCAAGCTTGCCGACATCGAAGCCTGGTGGCCACATACGCATGGCGTTCCCCGTCTCTACGAATTGACGCTTGTTTCCGACGGCGCCGACTACTCGCTCGGCAGCACCGGCTTCCGGCGCATTGAGGTCGAGCGCGGCGTTGACGGCGATGACTTCGCGCTTCTCGTCAATGGCGAGCGCGTCTTTTGCCGCGGCGCGGTGTGGACGACAGCGGATATCGCGCGCCTGCCGGGGGGACGAGCGGACTACGAACCGTTCCTGCGGCTTGCCGCCGAAGCCGGCATGAACATGATCCGTATCGGCGGCACGATGACCTATGAGACGCCGGATTTCTTTGCGCTCTGCGACGAACTCGGCCTGCTCGTGTGGCAGGACTTCATGTTCGCCAATTTTGACTATCCGCGCAACGACAAGACCTTTCTCGGTCACGTGCACGCCGAGGTCGAGGAAATGCTGCACGGCGTTCAGGCATCGCCTTCGCTGGCGGTGCTCTGCGGCGGCAGCGAGATCCACCAGCAAGCGGCCATGCTCGGCCTGCCGATGGAATTCTGGAGCGGGCCGATCACCGATGAGATCATCCCGGCAATCATTGCGCGCATGCGTCCCGACGTGCCCTATGTCCCGAACTCGCCCTATGGCGGCGCACTGCCTTTTTCGCCGAACGCCGGTGTCGCGCATTATTACGGCGTCGGCGCTTATATGCGGCCGATTGCCGACGCCCGCCGCGCCGAGGTGCGGTTTGCCTCCGAAAGCCTCGCCTTTGCGCATGTGCCGCAGCAGAGGACGCTGCATCGTCATCTTGATGTGCCGGCCGTCCACAGTCCGCTCTGGAAGGCGCGCGTGCCGCGCGACCGCAGCGCATCGTGGGATTTCGAGGACGTTCGCGACTTCTATCTGGAGCTCTTTTACGGCTTCGATCCGGCCCGGTTGCGCCGCGAAGATCCGGAACGTTATCTCGATCTCTCCCGCGCAGTCACCGGCGAGGTGCTCGAGGAAACCTTTGCCGAATGGCGGCGCAAAGGCTCCGGCTGCAGCGGCGCGCTCGTCTGGACGCTGCAGGACCTGCTGCCCGGCCCCGGCTGGGGTGTGATCGACTCAACCGGCGAGCCAAAGCCGGTCTGGTATGCGATGCGCCGTGCCTTCCGGCCGGTTCAGACTGTGTTTACCGATGAGGGAACCAACGGCCTCGATGTGCATGTCGTCAACGAGACCGAAGCTGCACTCGACGTGGAGCTCGAAGTCTTCTGCCTGCGCGACGGCAAGCAACAGGTCGTCAGCGGCAATACTGGCTTCAAGCTGGCGGCAAGGAGCGTGGAACGTTTTGCCTCCACCGCGCTCTTCGGCGCCTTCTTCGATACGACCTATGCCTTCCGCTTCGGCCCGCCGGCGCATGATGTGAGCGTGGCGCGACTGCGCTCACTCGCCGACGGCGCCATTCTTGCCGAAGGCTTCCACTTCCCCTCGGGACGCGGCAAAGCGCTTCACGATGCGGGCATCGAGGCATCGCTCGGCAAGGTTGGCGAAGATTGGTTCGTCGATCTCAGGACCGACCGGCTGGCGCAATCCGTGCATATCGACGTCGAAGGCTATCGGGCCGAGGATGATTGGTTTCATCTCGCTCCCGGTGCGGCGCGGCGCGTGCGGCTCCATAGGCTGCCCGGCACGGACAGTCCGCCGGCCGGCGACATCAGAAATCTCGGCAGTTCACATCGCCTCATGCTTCAGAGCTGA
- a CDS encoding glycosyltransferase family 4 protein has translation MRTIYRFLRAHALQRLIPRSRVAFNPRKPVEIAGYLSMAVGVGESARLCADALAAAGRAISLSDVSTHPDETSFAAWRPLSPSTETPGSRIWHLNPPMLPRAILKKGVANFSRTFNIGYFAWELEAVPAEWRNAMRYMNAVFVPSEFTRRAIAPLTAAPVIVVPHPVTEKPAADGMREKFGIEKDAFLVSFIFSAGSSINRKNPQAVVEAFRIFAAEVPSAVLLMKASGDIVRDQGLGDLVASVKDDSRIRIVTDKLSNSEINGLIRSSDAYLSLHRSEGFGLTVAEAIMQLTPVISTAWSGTADFCDPDNTWLVDSPLIPVVDTHPEFAGLENAVWADPSPRAAAAHLREILLAPERARDKAEKAREFLLRYLAENSYEKALHRLAGLQTN, from the coding sequence TTGAGAACGATATACCGATTTCTGCGTGCCCATGCCCTGCAGCGGCTGATTCCACGCTCACGTGTCGCCTTCAATCCGCGCAAGCCGGTGGAAATCGCCGGCTATCTCTCGATGGCCGTCGGCGTCGGCGAGTCGGCACGGCTGTGCGCCGATGCGCTTGCCGCAGCGGGACGGGCGATATCGCTTTCGGACGTCAGCACGCATCCCGACGAAACATCCTTTGCGGCATGGAGGCCCTTGTCTCCGTCCACTGAAACACCGGGAAGCCGCATCTGGCATCTCAATCCGCCGATGCTGCCGCGCGCCATTCTGAAGAAGGGCGTGGCGAATTTCTCCCGGACCTTCAATATCGGCTATTTCGCCTGGGAGCTCGAAGCCGTCCCGGCGGAGTGGCGCAACGCGATGCGTTACATGAACGCCGTCTTCGTGCCTTCGGAATTCACCCGCCGCGCGATCGCGCCGCTGACCGCCGCACCCGTTATCGTGGTTCCGCATCCGGTCACCGAGAAGCCGGCCGCGGACGGCATGCGCGAGAAATTCGGAATCGAGAAGGACGCCTTTCTGGTCAGCTTCATCTTCAGTGCCGGCTCTTCGATCAACCGGAAGAATCCGCAGGCCGTCGTCGAAGCCTTCAGGATATTCGCCGCCGAAGTCCCAAGCGCCGTCCTGTTGATGAAGGCCAGTGGCGACATCGTCAGGGATCAGGGCCTGGGCGACCTGGTCGCCTCGGTCAAGGACGACAGCCGGATCAGGATCGTCACCGACAAGCTGTCGAATTCCGAGATCAACGGCCTTATCCGCTCGTCGGACGCCTATCTTTCACTGCATCGTTCGGAAGGCTTCGGGCTGACCGTTGCCGAAGCGATCATGCAGCTTACGCCGGTCATATCCACCGCATGGTCGGGCACGGCGGATTTCTGCGATCCGGACAATACATGGCTGGTCGACTCTCCGCTCATTCCGGTTGTCGACACCCATCCTGAATTTGCCGGGCTCGAAAACGCGGTCTGGGCGGATCCTTCTCCCCGGGCGGCGGCCGCCCACCTCAGGGAAATCTTACTTGCCCCCGAGCGGGCGCGCGATAAGGCGGAGAAAGCACGGGAATTCCTGCTGCGCTACCTCGCCGAGAACAGCTACGAGAAGGCACTTCACAGGCTGGCGGGGCTGCAAACCAACTAA
- a CDS encoding amino acid--[acyl-carrier-protein] ligase → MDMQTSFLDRLFEAGLLIDTGIDGLYGRSGQFEEVIAAFERLIDKVGGADGAEAMRFPPGMNRAFFEKSGYMKSFPQLAGTVHSFCGSELDHVSLLQCMEVGEDWTKGQEATDIVLTPAACYPLYPTVAKRGNLPKTGGLFDLQSYCFRHEPSKDPARQQLFRMREYVCMGSEQHVTDFRQRWMDRGVEMMKAVGLEVTIDIANDPFFGRAGKMLVNNQRDQNLKFELLIPITSAANPTACMSFNYHQDAFGTKWGLNLEDGSVAHTACVGFGLERIALALFHHHGLDVKQWPANVRKALWG, encoded by the coding sequence ATGGATATGCAGACTTCGTTTCTCGACCGGCTTTTCGAAGCCGGCCTGCTGATCGATACCGGCATCGACGGGCTCTATGGCCGCAGCGGCCAGTTCGAAGAGGTGATCGCTGCCTTCGAGCGCCTTATCGACAAGGTCGGCGGCGCCGATGGTGCGGAAGCCATGCGCTTTCCTCCCGGCATGAACCGTGCCTTCTTCGAAAAAAGCGGCTACATGAAGAGCTTCCCGCAGCTGGCGGGCACCGTGCACAGCTTCTGCGGCAGCGAACTCGACCATGTCAGCCTGCTGCAATGCATGGAAGTCGGCGAGGACTGGACGAAGGGGCAGGAAGCCACCGACATCGTGCTGACGCCGGCTGCCTGCTATCCGCTCTACCCGACAGTCGCCAAGCGCGGCAATCTGCCGAAGACCGGCGGCCTCTTCGACCTGCAATCCTACTGCTTCCGCCACGAACCGTCGAAGGATCCGGCCCGCCAGCAGCTCTTCCGCATGCGCGAATATGTCTGCATGGGCAGCGAGCAGCACGTCACCGATTTCCGCCAGCGCTGGATGGATCGCGGCGTCGAGATGATGAAGGCGGTCGGTCTCGAGGTAACGATCGATATCGCCAACGATCCGTTCTTCGGCCGCGCCGGCAAGATGCTCGTCAACAATCAGCGCGACCAGAACCTGAAATTCGAACTGCTGATCCCGATCACCTCGGCCGCCAATCCCACCGCCTGCATGAGCTTCAACTATCATCAGGACGCATTCGGCACGAAATGGGGCCTCAACCTCGAAGACGGCAGCGTTGCGCACACGGCCTGTGTCGGCTTCGGGCTCGAGCGCATCGCGCTTGCCCTGTTCCACCATCACGGGCTCGACGTGAAGCAATGGCCGGCCAATGTGCGGAAAGCGCTGTGGGGCTGA
- a CDS encoding DUF1839 family protein, translating to MTSVFPGTSPETYRQHALHSSERAWPETNCYVDLWIEVLATSGAAPEAMLGFTLAQDFEGDQFTFFKVPLEDLETLYGIRATELAIYDRVERHVEVQIARSRLCLIEMDSFYMPDTRGTAYRQEHGKTTVAINRLDVAAKRVEYFHNAGYFHLEGEDFDGLFQLQLTENDPPFLPYAEFARFPEKPADEAHLRATARRLAGVHFNRRPSENPIRAFAAVFPQQVEAVAERPFGFFHKYAFNTLRQVGANFELAADYLAWLSADEFAGAAAHARRISDAAKSVQFQLARAVARRKFEPLQAALDPAADAWDLMMASLAERI from the coding sequence ATGACATCGGTATTCCCGGGGACCAGCCCGGAAACCTATCGGCAGCACGCGCTGCATTCCAGCGAGCGCGCCTGGCCGGAAACCAATTGTTACGTCGACCTGTGGATCGAGGTGCTGGCGACGTCGGGGGCAGCACCCGAGGCGATGCTCGGTTTCACCCTGGCGCAGGATTTCGAAGGCGACCAGTTCACCTTCTTCAAGGTGCCACTCGAGGATCTCGAGACGCTTTATGGCATCCGCGCGACCGAGCTTGCCATCTATGACCGGGTCGAGCGGCATGTCGAAGTGCAGATCGCCCGGAGCCGTCTCTGCCTCATCGAGATGGATTCCTTCTATATGCCGGATACGCGCGGCACCGCCTACCGGCAGGAGCACGGCAAGACCACGGTTGCCATCAACCGGCTGGACGTTGCGGCAAAACGGGTCGAGTATTTCCACAATGCCGGCTATTTCCACCTCGAAGGCGAGGATTTCGACGGGCTGTTCCAGCTGCAGCTGACGGAGAACGACCCGCCGTTCCTGCCTTATGCGGAATTTGCGCGATTCCCGGAAAAGCCCGCCGACGAAGCGCACCTGCGCGCGACCGCACGGCGGCTTGCCGGGGTTCATTTCAACAGGCGGCCCAGCGAAAATCCTATCCGCGCCTTCGCCGCCGTCTTTCCGCAACAGGTGGAAGCGGTGGCTGAGCGGCCGTTCGGCTTCTTTCACAAATATGCCTTCAATACGCTTCGCCAGGTCGGCGCCAATTTCGAGCTGGCGGCCGATTACCTGGCGTGGCTCTCCGCGGATGAATTCGCCGGCGCCGCCGCCCATGCCAGGCGGATTTCGGACGCTGCGAAATCCGTGCAGTTCCAGCTTGCCCGCGCCGTTGCCCGCCGGAAGTTCGAACCGCTGCAGGCAGCCCTTGATCCGGCCGCCGATGCGTGGGATTTGATGATGGCATCGCTTGCAGAGCGAATCTGA